CCGGGGCCCAGGAGGTCGCCGCCAGGTGTGCGGGCAGCGCACGGACACCGGCGAGGAGCAGCATGAGGGCGTGTTCGGCGACCGTCGCCGAATAGGCCCCCGCGGCCGACGTCCACGTCACATGCGGATGGTCCCGCACGATCCCCTGCGACAGCCAGTACTCCACCCCGGCGGAGGGCAGCTGCACCCAGCGCACGGAGGGCGGGAGGGTCTCGGGGAAGCCGTCCGGGCCGGTGGTCCAGATCAGGGCGTCGGGGGCGTCCTCGAATCCGCACGGGACGCCACCCCCGCCGACGACCGCCTGTTCGAAGCGCGCATCACGGGCGGGACCGACGGCGATGCGGGGCGCACGCTCGGAGGTCATGGTCTCGACTCTAAGCGTCCGCCCCGCATCGGTCACGGGATTGCGCGGGTCAGGCGGGTTCCTCGACGAGCGGGTACACACCGTTCTCGTCGTGGACCTCGCGTCCGGTCACCGGGGGATTGAACACGCACAGCATGCGCATCCGGGTGTCCGGGAGCACGCGGTGCCGCTCATGGCCGTCGAGCAGGTACATCGTGCCGGGAGCGAGGTCGTACTTCACGTCGTTGTCGAGGTCCTGCAGCTTGCCGGTGCCCTCGACGAGCCACACGGCTTCGACGTGGTTGGCGTAGTGGAACTCGTTGACGGTGCCCGGCTCGATGGTCGTCTCGTGGAACGAGAAGCCCACCTTGTCGCCGGCGAGGACGATGCGCTTGCTGCGCCACTGGCCGTCCTCGGAGGTGACGTCGCGTTCGGTGCCGGTGATCTCGTCGGTGGTGCGAACGATCATGCTCTTCGAAAATCCTTCCGTGGGAATGGGTCCGGTGTGCTCGGAGAGGCGCTCAGGCGCGCACCTTGGCGGTGGCCTCCGCGAGGATGTTCAGACCGAACTCGAGCTCGTCGTCGGTGATGGTCAGCGGCGGCAGCAGCTTGACGACCTCGTCGGACGGGCCGGAGGTCTCGGCGAGCAGGCCCTCCTGGAAGGCGAGCGCGCACACCTTGTCGGCGTCTTCGGGGTTGTCGAAGACCAGGCCCTGCACCAGCCCGCGACCACGGGTGGACACGCCGTCGAACATGTCCGACAGGTTCATGAACGTCTGGCGGATGCGCTCGCCCTTGCGCAGGGTCTCGCGCTCGAGCTTGTCGTCGGCCCAGTAGTGCTCGAGGGCCGCGGCGGCCGTGACGAACGCCGGGTTGTTGCCGCGGAAGGTGCCGTTGTGCTCACCCGGGCCCCACACGTCGAGATCGCGCTTGAACAGCGTCAGCGCGAGCGGCATGCCGTAGCCGCCGATGGACTTCGACAGGGTGACGATGTCGGGGGTGATGCCCGCGACCTCGAAGGAGAAGAACGGGCCGGTGCGGCCGCAGCCCATCTGCACGTCGTCGACGATGAGCAGGATGTCGCGCTCCTTGCACAGGTCCGCGAGGGCGCGCAGCCACTCCGGGCGGGCGACGTTCACGCCGCCCTCGCCCTGCACCGTCTCGACGATGACGGCGGCGGGACGGTTGAGGCCGCTGCCCGCGTCGTCGAGCACACGGGAGAACCACTGGAAGTCCTCGGTGACACCGTTGAAGTAGTTGTCGAACGGCATCGGCGTGGCGTGCACCAGCGGCACGCCGGCACCGGCGCGCTTCATCGAGTTGCCGGTGACCGACAGGGCGCCGAGCGTCATGCCGTGGAAGGCGTTGGTGAAGTTGATGACCGACTCGCGGCCGGTGACCTTGCGGGCCAGCTTCAGGGCCGCCTCGACGGCGTTCGTGCCGGTCGGGCCGGGGAACTGCACCTTGTAGTCGAGGCCGCGGGGCTGCAGCACGTGCGACTCGAAGGTCTCGAGCAGCCGGCGCTTGGCCACGGTCTGCATGTCGAGGCCGTGGGTGATGCCGTCACCCATGATGTAGTCGACGAGGGCCGACTTGAGGACGGGGTTGTTGTGCCCGTAGTTCAGCGCACCGGCCCCGGCGAAGAAGTCGAGATAGTCCTTGCCGTCCTCGCTGCGGAGCCAGGACCCGGAGGCCTTGTCGAAAACGGTGGGCCAGCCGCGGCTGTAACTCCGGACCTCGGATTCGAGACGCTCGAAAACAGCGGTATCGAGTTCGGACTTCGTTTCGGGCTTGTGTTCCAGGATGGTCATGTGGTGGTCCTCCTGTTAATGATTCGAAAAAGATTGAATTCGCGCGCGCAATATGCGCAGCGGTCATTCGCCGATCGTGTACAGATCTTCTGCCAGATGGGAATCGGGAAAATCGTCGGGCGCGAACAGTTCGGTCCGGGTGATGTGCGTTCCGCGACGGCGGGCGAGTGCGGTGAACATCGCGATCGACGCGTCGTTGTCGGGGCTCACGGTCGTCTCGAGGCGGGTGACGCCGAGGGGTTCGAGACGGTCGAGCAGATGGTCGAGCATGCGGCCCGCGATGCCCCGACCGCGCTGATCTGCGTCGACGGCGACCTGCCAGACGAACAGGGTCCGTGGGTCCTCGGGCCGGCGGTAGCCGGTGACGAAGCCGACGGGACGGTCGGTTCCGTCGGTCGCCACCACCGACGTGTCGCCGAAATCGCGACACCACAGAACATATGCGTAGCCGGAATTGACGTCGAGCACCTGCGAATCGCGTGCGATCTGCCAGAGGCGTTTTCCGTCGGCGATACGCAGAGGCCGGAAATTCGGTTCGGCAGTCGCGGTTCCGACCGCGTCCGCGGAATTCGATACTGCGGTTCCGGAGGGCGGGGTACTTCTTTCCTCGAGATGCCTCATAAGTCCTTTCAACCTAACAACATCCGGGGCCGAGATCACCCCCTCGGCCGAATTGCCTCCCGCAACCCCGTGGTCCGTGCAGGTCGCACCCATGTTGTGATACCGGTCACAAACATGTATCGTCTCGCCTCCTCGCTGCGATTACTTCGGGATCGCCAGCGCGAACGGCAACACCGCCTCGGCTCCCGCGGCGACGAGGGTTCTCGCCGCCATCGTGAGCGTCCAGCCGGTGTCGGTCACCGCGTCGACGAGCAGGATCGGACCACGCAGCCCACGGAGATCGGGCTCCTCCCACGCATCGACGAGCGCGGCTACCCGATATGCCGAGTTCGCGGCCGTCGGCTCCCGATTACCCGGCCTCCGCCGCAATACACCTAGATCCTGCAATCGTCCGATTTGTGCCAATCGGGACGCGAGGGACGAAACGAGCACCGGGTGGGTGGCCGAGTCCATCGCCACGACCGCGGTCGGGCGCTCGGCCCAGTCCCACGCGGCCAGGACCGCGATCGCCGCATCGACCACCGAGGCCGGCACCTCCGCGTCCGGACCGTCCAGCAGGGCACGCAGGCGCGGTCCCCAGCCCAGATCGGACAGGCGCCCCAGCGCGCGGCCCGGCTGCGGCCCGTCGGTGATCCGTCCCGACAGCGGCACCCCGAGCGTCTTCATGCCGGTCGGCCACTGGCGGCGCGGCGGCAGATCGATACCGGGCCGTTCCAGCCGCGCACGGGTGCGGGCCACCTCGTCGTCGTCGACGCTCGCCGGCCAGCGCGAGCCGGTGCAGTTGTCGCAGCGGCCGCACCCGCCGGTCTCCGCCGCCAGCTCCGGGTCGTCGAGCTGACGGCGCAGGAACACCATCCGGCACTCGCTCGTGCGCTCGTAGTCGAGCATCGCCTCCTGCTCGGCGGCCCGCGCCTCCTCGAGCCGGGCGTAGCGCTCCGCGTCGTACACCCACGGTTGCCCCGTCGCGATCCAGCCGCCCTTCACACGGCGCACCGCCCCGTCGACGTCGAGCACCTTGAGCACCATCTCCAGCCGCGAGCGGTTGAGGTCGACGCGGGGTTCGAGCGCCGGGGTCGAGATCGGCTGCTCGGTGTCGAGCGCGGCGATGACCCGCCGCACCAGCGACTCCTCCGGGAAGGCCACCGAGGCGAACCACTGCCAGATCTGCCTGTCCTCCGGCCCGGGCAGCAACACGACCTCTGCCCACTCCGTGGACCGGCCGGCCCGGCCCACCTGCTGGTAATAGGAGATGGGGGAGGAGGGGGCACCGAGGTGCACGACGAAACCGAGATCGGGCTTGTCGAATCCCATGCCCAGCGCCGAGGTGGCGACCAGGGCCTTGACCCGGTTCGCCAGCAGATCCGCCTCGAGCTGCTCGCGCTCGGCCGGATCCGTCTGCCCCGTGTAGGCCGCCACCGGATAGCCGTGATCGGACAGCAGCGCCGCGAGATCGTGCGCGGCCGAGACCGTCAGGGCGTAGACGATGCCGGAGCCCGGCAGATCGCGCAGGTGCCGGGCGAGCCACGCCGCGCGGCGCGCGGGCTCGTCGATCCGCACCACCGACAGGTGCAGCGACGGCCGGTCGAGCCCGCCGCGCAGCACCAGCGTGCCCGCCCCGTCGGTGCCGGCGCCCGCCCCGACACCGAGCTGAGCGGCGATGTCGGCGACCACCCGGTCGTTGGCGGTGGCGGTCGTCGCGAGGACCGGGACGCCCTTGCCGAGCTCGGCGACCAGTGTGCGGATGCGTCGGTAGTCCGGCCGGAAGTCGTGGCCCCAGTCGGACACGCAGTGCGCCTCGTCGACCACCACCAGCCCCGCGTCGCGCGCGAGGGAGGGCAGGACGCGGTCGCGGAAGTCGGGGTTGTTGAGCCGTTCGGGGCTGACGAGCAGCACGTCGACGGCGCCGGCGGCGATCCGCTCGTGGATCCCCTCCCATTCGGTGACGTTGCCGGAGTTGATGGTCGCGGCGTGCACACCGGCGCGTTCGGCCGCGTCGACCTGGTTGCGCATCAGTGCGAGCAGGGGCGAGACGATCACCGTCGGGCCGTGTCCCTGCGCGCGCAGCAGCTTGGCCGAGACGAAGTAGACCGCGGACTTGCCCCAGCCCGTACGTTGGACGACGAGGGCCCGGCGCCGCTGGACGACGAGGGCTTCGATCGCGGTCCACTGGTCGTCGCGCAGGCGTGCGTGGGGTCCGGCGAGTTCGCGGAGGAGGTGCTCGGCGTCGTCGCGCAGCCGGTCGCTGGAGATGCTCATGGGCTCATCGTGCCCGACGGGGATCCGTCACGGCGGCGGCGAGCGGTCCGTCGCGGTCGGTGAGCGGTAGCGACCTCGCGACGAATGGAGCAGCGGTCGCGAGGCCCGAGTCACAGTGTGTGGCACTGCGTGTCAAACCGGACTGCGGGAAAATTCATGTAAGTGATTGCTGTGCAACGGATTAGAGGAAGGCTGATCTTGAGGTGCGATCCGTGACACTCAGTGTCGAATTTCGTGATCCGGGTCGCCGTGGTGATGCGACTGTGACGGGCAGATCTCCGCCGGCGCTATCGTCGTTACATGCACGCAGCCCTTTCTTCCCCCGCGGCCCTGCCGACGGAGCCGGTCCTCCCGGCCACGACCGCGGCTCGGGTACGTCACGAGGCCTACCGCCGCAAGATCGTCTCGGCGCAGGAAGCCGTGCAGTGGATCCGACCCGGGGACACCGTCGCCATCAGTGGCTTCGCCAGCGCGGGCACCCCGAAGGCCGTGACCCCTGCGCTCGCCGAGCACATCCGGCGCACCCGCGCCACCGGTGGCGACTTCCGCGTCAACCTCCTCACCGGCGCATCGGTCTCCGTCGAGACCGAACGCATGCTCGCCGAGGTGGACGGCATCGCGCTGCGCATGCCCTACCAGTCCGAGGCGACCGCCCGCGGGGCGATCAACGCCGGCCGGATGGACTACGTCGACATCCACCTCTCCCACGTCGCGCAGCAGGTCTGGGAGGGCTACTACGGCAAGGTCGACGTCGCCGTCGTGGAGATCTCGGGCATCACCGAGCGGGGCGAGCTGATCCCCGCCACCTCGATCGGCAACAACAAGACCTGGCTCGACGTCGCCGAGAAGGTCATCCTCGAGGTCAACTCGTGGGTCCCCGCCGCGATGGACGGCGTGCACGACGTCTACTACGGCACCGCGCTGCCCCCGCACCGCAAGCCGATCCAGCTCACCGACGTCGAGGACCGCATCGGGCAGCCCTACTTCCACATCGATCCGGCCAAGGTCGTCGCGGTCGTGGAGACCAACCGCTCCGACAGCGCCTCCGCGCTCACCGCGCCGGACGCCACCAGCAAGGCCATCGCCGGGCACGTGCTCGACTTCTTCGCCCACGAGGTCGCCGCCGGCCGGCTGCCCGCCAACACCCTGCTGCCGCTGCAGTCGGGCGTCGGCAACGTCGCCAACGCGGTCCTCGCCGGTCTCGACAGCGGCCCCTACCGCGGCCTGACCTGCTACTCCGAGGTCCTCCAGGACGGCATGCTCGACCTGATCAAGGACGGCACCGTGCGGTTCGCGTCGGCCACATCCCTCGCACTGTCCGAGGCGGGCCTGAAGGAGTTCGTCGACAACGTCGACTTCTACCGCGACCACATCGTGCTGCGGCCGCAGGAGATCAGCAACCACCCCGAGATCGTGCGCCGCCTCGGCATCATCGCGATGAACGGCATGCTCGAGGCCGACATCTACGGCAACGTCAACTCCACACACGTCATGGGCACCCGCATCATGAACGGCATCGGCGGCTCCGGCGACTTCGCCCGCAACGGCTACCTGTCGATGTTCCTCAGCCCGTCGACCGCCAAGAACGGCGCGATCTCCTCGATCGTCCCGATGGTGCCGCACGTCGACCACACCGAGCACGACGTGCAGGTCCTCGTCACCGAGCAGGGTCTCGCCGACCTGCGCGGCCTGTCGCCGCGCCGCCGCTCCCGGCTCGTGGTGAACAACTGCGCCCATCCGGACTACCGCGACGAACTGCTCGACTACATCGAGCGGGCCGAGGCCGCCCCGGGGGCGGGCCAGACCCCGCACCTGCTCGGCGAGGCGTTCTCGTTCCACGACCGTCTGCAGCGCACCGGCACCATGCGGGCCTCCTGACGGACGCACCTACGCCAGGGCCCCGACGTCGCAGACATCGACGTCGGGGCCCTGGCGTATGCCGGGAGAGGTTCTCGGTCGGGGGAGGGCTCAGTTGCCGCCGATCGGCGCGGGATCGAGATCCTGCTGGGGGAGGACCGACGAGATCGCCGCCGAGACGTCCTGCAGCGGCGTCGGGCCCGACCCGTTCGGCACCGTCAGCGCCACGTACACCGGGCGGTCCACCGCGAACCACGTG
This region of Rhodococcus sp. Z13 genomic DNA includes:
- a CDS encoding ectoine synthase, whose protein sequence is MIVRTTDEITGTERDVTSEDGQWRSKRIVLAGDKVGFSFHETTIEPGTVNEFHYANHVEAVWLVEGTGKLQDLDNDVKYDLAPGTMYLLDGHERHRVLPDTRMRMLCVFNPPVTGREVHDENGVYPLVEEPA
- the ectB gene encoding diaminobutyrate--2-oxoglutarate transaminase, giving the protein MTILEHKPETKSELDTAVFERLESEVRSYSRGWPTVFDKASGSWLRSEDGKDYLDFFAGAGALNYGHNNPVLKSALVDYIMGDGITHGLDMQTVAKRRLLETFESHVLQPRGLDYKVQFPGPTGTNAVEAALKLARKVTGRESVINFTNAFHGMTLGALSVTGNSMKRAGAGVPLVHATPMPFDNYFNGVTEDFQWFSRVLDDAGSGLNRPAAVIVETVQGEGGVNVARPEWLRALADLCKERDILLIVDDVQMGCGRTGPFFSFEVAGITPDIVTLSKSIGGYGMPLALTLFKRDLDVWGPGEHNGTFRGNNPAFVTAAAALEHYWADDKLERETLRKGERIRQTFMNLSDMFDGVSTRGRGLVQGLVFDNPEDADKVCALAFQEGLLAETSGPSDEVVKLLPPLTITDDELEFGLNILAEATAKVRA
- the ectA gene encoding diaminobutyrate acetyltransferase; its protein translation is MRHLEERSTPPSGTAVSNSADAVGTATAEPNFRPLRIADGKRLWQIARDSQVLDVNSGYAYVLWCRDFGDTSVVATDGTDRPVGFVTGYRRPEDPRTLFVWQVAVDADQRGRGIAGRMLDHLLDRLEPLGVTRLETTVSPDNDASIAMFTALARRRGTHITRTELFAPDDFPDSHLAEDLYTIGE
- a CDS encoding RecQ family ATP-dependent DNA helicase, producing MSISSDRLRDDAEHLLRELAGPHARLRDDQWTAIEALVVQRRRALVVQRTGWGKSAVYFVSAKLLRAQGHGPTVIVSPLLALMRNQVDAAERAGVHAATINSGNVTEWEGIHERIAAGAVDVLLVSPERLNNPDFRDRVLPSLARDAGLVVVDEAHCVSDWGHDFRPDYRRIRTLVAELGKGVPVLATTATANDRVVADIAAQLGVGAGAGTDGAGTLVLRGGLDRPSLHLSVVRIDEPARRAAWLARHLRDLPGSGIVYALTVSAAHDLAALLSDHGYPVAAYTGQTDPAEREQLEADLLANRVKALVATSALGMGFDKPDLGFVVHLGAPSSPISYYQQVGRAGRSTEWAEVVLLPGPEDRQIWQWFASVAFPEESLVRRVIAALDTEQPISTPALEPRVDLNRSRLEMVLKVLDVDGAVRRVKGGWIATGQPWVYDAERYARLEEARAAEQEAMLDYERTSECRMVFLRRQLDDPELAAETGGCGRCDNCTGSRWPASVDDDEVARTRARLERPGIDLPPRRQWPTGMKTLGVPLSGRITDGPQPGRALGRLSDLGWGPRLRALLDGPDAEVPASVVDAAIAVLAAWDWAERPTAVVAMDSATHPVLVSSLASRLAQIGRLQDLGVLRRRPGNREPTAANSAYRVAALVDAWEEPDLRGLRGPILLVDAVTDTGWTLTMAARTLVAAGAEAVLPFALAIPK
- a CDS encoding acetyl-CoA hydrolase/transferase family protein, whose translation is MHAALSSPAALPTEPVLPATTAARVRHEAYRRKIVSAQEAVQWIRPGDTVAISGFASAGTPKAVTPALAEHIRRTRATGGDFRVNLLTGASVSVETERMLAEVDGIALRMPYQSEATARGAINAGRMDYVDIHLSHVAQQVWEGYYGKVDVAVVEISGITERGELIPATSIGNNKTWLDVAEKVILEVNSWVPAAMDGVHDVYYGTALPPHRKPIQLTDVEDRIGQPYFHIDPAKVVAVVETNRSDSASALTAPDATSKAIAGHVLDFFAHEVAAGRLPANTLLPLQSGVGNVANAVLAGLDSGPYRGLTCYSEVLQDGMLDLIKDGTVRFASATSLALSEAGLKEFVDNVDFYRDHIVLRPQEISNHPEIVRRLGIIAMNGMLEADIYGNVNSTHVMGTRIMNGIGGSGDFARNGYLSMFLSPSTAKNGAISSIVPMVPHVDHTEHDVQVLVTEQGLADLRGLSPRRRSRLVVNNCAHPDYRDELLDYIERAEAAPGAGQTPHLLGEAFSFHDRLQRTGTMRAS